From one Thalassospira lucentensis genomic stretch:
- a CDS encoding peptidoglycan -binding protein translates to MTGLSRRRNRDVNTWPGFVDALATLLMVIIFLLMIFVVAQVYLGAALSGRDQALNDLTAQVNELTNLLSLERTNNQRMELELTQLTTELSNTSDQRDELRDRAAALASQLSAAELSADEMEKKLLAALANLEEKEAELSTAREKADEQMADQESRIAELSALLASRAAELEDEKKLSTEAQAQVAALNQQMLALRQQLQKIQAALEVSERENEDKQAQIVNLGQRLNAALATKVAELQRYRSEFFGRLREVLGDRQDIRVVGDRFVFQSEVLFTSGSADLGEEGQEQLAKLGDTLKTISAEIPDDIDWVMRVDGHTDKVPIRNLKFASNWELSAARAISVVKFLIERGVPPNRLVAAGFGEYQPLDNRDDEIAYRRNRRIEFKITER, encoded by the coding sequence ATGACCGGGTTGTCACGCCGCCGAAATCGCGACGTCAACACCTGGCCTGGCTTTGTTGATGCCTTGGCCACCCTGTTGATGGTGATCATTTTCCTGCTGATGATTTTCGTCGTCGCGCAGGTCTATCTGGGTGCTGCCCTTTCCGGGCGTGACCAGGCATTGAACGACCTCACCGCACAGGTGAACGAGCTGACAAATCTTTTGTCGCTCGAACGCACCAACAATCAGCGCATGGAACTCGAACTGACACAGCTCACGACCGAGCTTTCCAACACCAGTGACCAGCGGGACGAATTGCGTGACCGTGCCGCCGCCCTCGCAAGCCAGCTTTCAGCCGCCGAATTGTCCGCTGACGAGATGGAAAAGAAACTTCTGGCAGCCCTCGCCAATCTTGAGGAAAAAGAGGCCGAGCTTAGCACCGCACGCGAAAAAGCCGACGAACAGATGGCCGATCAGGAAAGCCGCATCGCAGAACTTTCCGCCCTGCTGGCCTCGCGCGCAGCCGAACTTGAAGACGAGAAAAAGCTCAGCACCGAGGCACAGGCTCAGGTCGCGGCCCTCAATCAGCAAATGCTGGCCCTGCGCCAGCAGCTTCAGAAAATCCAGGCAGCCCTCGAAGTCTCCGAACGCGAGAACGAAGACAAACAGGCCCAGATCGTCAATCTTGGACAACGCCTGAATGCCGCCCTTGCCACCAAGGTCGCCGAATTGCAGCGTTATCGTTCGGAATTCTTTGGCCGCCTGCGCGAAGTTCTGGGCGACCGTCAGGATATCCGCGTGGTGGGCGACCGCTTTGTCTTCCAGTCCGAAGTCCTGTTCACATCCGGCTCCGCCGATCTTGGCGAAGAAGGTCAGGAACAGCTGGCAAAGCTTGGCGATACACTGAAAACCATTTCGGCCGAAATCCCCGACGATATCGATTGGGTCATGCGTGTTGATGGTCACACGGATAAGGTTCCGATCCGTAACCTGAAATTCGCATCAAACTGGGAACTGTCGGCCGCACGCGCCATTTCGGTGGTCAAATTCCTGATCGAACGCGGCGTTCCGCCAAACCGGCTGGTTGCTGCGGGCTTTGGCGAATATCAGCCGCTTGATAACCGTGACGACGAAATCGCCTATCGCCGCAACCGTCGTATCGAATTCAAGATCACCGAACGGTAA
- a CDS encoding benzoate/H(+) symporter BenE family transporter, whose protein sequence is MLRDISPQNLFMGILAAFVGSASSFAVVLQGLGAVGATPDQAASGLMALSVAMGLCSIYLSLRTRMPISIAWSTPGAALLATSGAIDGGFAVAVGAFIVCAILIIICGIWKPLGRAVAAIPAPLANAMLAGVLLGLCLAPIKAVAFNPLLGLPIVIAWLVVGRINRLFAVPAALLAFIIVMVVGVEFPENTLGSLGGAIVPPVEFVMPEFTLAGLVGIALPLFIVTMASQNIPGTAVLRANNYDTPPGPLFATTGFFSLLAAPFGGHAVNLAAIIAALCAGEDAHPDPKKRYWAAAFGGVFYILFGLLAGLVTAFVSLAPSILIEAVAGLALIGAFSGSVVAAFKDDDAREAAAVTFLVTAAGLSFFGVAGAFWGLLAGGLIHFLTHLRKDKAS, encoded by the coding sequence ATGCTGCGCGATATCTCGCCCCAAAACCTGTTCATGGGTATTCTTGCCGCCTTTGTCGGATCGGCCAGTTCCTTTGCCGTCGTCCTTCAGGGGCTTGGTGCCGTTGGTGCAACGCCCGATCAGGCCGCATCGGGCCTGATGGCGCTATCGGTCGCCATGGGTCTGTGCTCGATCTATCTGTCATTGCGCACCCGCATGCCGATCAGCATCGCATGGTCCACCCCCGGTGCGGCCTTGCTGGCAACATCCGGCGCGATTGACGGCGGTTTTGCCGTGGCGGTCGGGGCATTTATTGTTTGCGCGATCCTGATCATCATCTGCGGCATCTGGAAGCCGTTGGGCCGTGCGGTTGCCGCCATTCCCGCCCCGCTTGCCAATGCCATGCTGGCCGGTGTGTTGCTGGGCCTGTGTCTGGCACCGATCAAGGCGGTTGCGTTCAATCCGCTTCTTGGCCTGCCGATTGTCATTGCCTGGCTGGTGGTCGGGCGGATCAATCGCCTGTTTGCCGTGCCTGCGGCCTTGCTGGCCTTTATCATTGTGATGGTGGTCGGTGTCGAGTTTCCCGAAAATACCCTAGGCAGCCTTGGCGGTGCCATCGTGCCGCCGGTCGAATTCGTCATGCCGGAATTCACACTGGCCGGTCTGGTCGGCATTGCCCTGCCGCTGTTTATCGTCACCATGGCATCGCAAAACATTCCCGGCACGGCCGTTTTGCGCGCCAATAATTACGATACCCCGCCCGGCCCGCTTTTTGCCACCACCGGCTTTTTCTCTTTACTTGCCGCCCCCTTTGGCGGGCATGCCGTCAACCTTGCCGCGATCATCGCCGCCCTGTGTGCGGGCGAAGACGCCCATCCCGATCCGAAAAAACGGTATTGGGCGGCGGCCTTTGGCGGGGTGTTTTACATCCTGTTCGGATTGCTGGCCGGGCTTGTCACCGCTTTTGTCAGTCTCGCCCCCTCGATCCTGATCGAAGCGGTTGCCGGCCTTGCCCTGATCGGGGCATTTTCCGGATCGGTGGTTGCCGCATTCAAGGATGACGACGCGCGCGAAGCCGCCGCCGTAACCTTCCTTGTCACCGCCGCCGGTCTATCCTTTTTCGGGGTTGCCGGGGCGTTCTGGGGATTGCTGGCCGGTGGGCTGATCCATTTCCTGACCCATCTGCGCAAGGATAAAGCCAGCTAA
- a CDS encoding VOC family protein: protein MDQRVSLITLGVADLDRSRRFYEDGLGWKVTQMVEGQVVFYQLSNGLALGLFGRDDLIKDGQFDDDTGARFAGLTIAYNTRDEAEVDAVMAEAKKAGAVIQKPAEKVFWGGYSGYFRDPDGHAWEVAYNPFWELDAKGSLTIPKPE, encoded by the coding sequence ATGGATCAACGTGTATCGCTGATTACACTTGGCGTTGCGGACCTTGACCGGTCGCGGCGGTTTTACGAAGACGGGCTTGGCTGGAAAGTCACCCAGATGGTCGAGGGGCAGGTGGTTTTCTATCAACTGTCCAACGGCCTTGCGCTTGGACTGTTTGGCCGGGACGACCTGATCAAGGACGGGCAGTTTGATGATGATACCGGTGCCCGTTTTGCCGGCCTGACGATTGCCTATAACACACGGGACGAGGCCGAGGTCGATGCGGTGATGGCAGAGGCAAAGAAAGCCGGTGCCGTCATTCAGAAACCGGCGGAAAAGGTGTTCTGGGGCGGGTATTCGGGATATTTCCGCGATCCGGACGGGCATGCCTGGGAAGTGGCGTATAACCCGTTCTGGGAACTCGATGCCAAGGGTAGTCTGACGATCCCGAAGCCGGAATGA
- a CDS encoding indolepyruvate ferredoxin oxidoreductase family protein: MAQLAAISLDDKYTLEEGRVYLTGIQALVRLPLMQRQLDARAGLNTAGCISGYRGSPLGGLDQQLWRAKKFLTRQQIEFQAGVNEDLAATVVWGSQQVNMYKDAKYDGVFGMWYGKGPGVDRSGDVFKHANYAGTSKHGGVLVLAGDDHSCKSSTLPHQTEYAFIDAQIPVLNPSGVQDILDFGIHGWAMSRYSGCWVAMKTIAETVESSAAVDVAPDRITPVIPDNFDMPEGGLHIRWPDTPKDQEHRLMKYKLYAALAYARANKLNKTVIDSPNARLGIITTGKAYLDVMQAFDDLGISEADAAKIGIRVLKVGMSWPLNRDDVREFAMGLEEIIVVEEKRAVMENQVKEQLYNWREDVRPTVIGKFDEKGEWILPSMDELTPARIAVVLAQRINRFYDSPKIHERIDWLEQKEREIAEPRPDVARIPWFCPGCPHNSSTKVPEGSRAMAGIGCHYMVNWMDRSTETFTHMGGEGVTWIGQAPFTNEKHVFQNLGDGTYYHSGSLAVRAAVAAGVNITYKILFNDAVAMTGGQPVDGPLTVPQITRQMADEGVKRIIVLSDEPDKYPVASHFADGVDIRHRDELENTQKELREIEGVTILIFDQTCAAEKRRRRKRKLMVDPPKRVFINDLVCEGCGDCGEKSNCLAVVPVETEFGRKRAIDQSACNKDFSCLNGFCPSFVTIEGGSLRKPEAAAKSGNAGDAIFASLPRPTLPDITDPWSVLITGVGGTGVVTIGALLGMAAHIEGKGIVGLDMAGLAQKGGAVVSHIRFADTQEKLHAARIPAGEANVVLGCDLLVAASFEGLAKMRRNFTQAVINTHETVTGAFTRNPDFQLKSNEHMKVISDACGADAVNFVEGSDIATRLMGNSIATNLFMLGVAWQRGLIPITEEALMQAIDLNGVAIDMNKQSFYWGRLFAHDPKRVLDVIGPNEAEAHPIATTLSDMVAKRKAFLTDYQNAAYANRFAALVDRVAAAEKRLDGGDDLARTVAKYYFKLLAYKDEYEVARLYTDPAFRAKLAKNFTGDYKIRFHLAPPALADRDPETGHLKKQAFGPWMMSAFGILAKFKFLRGTALDPFGRTHERKMERQLIADYEALLDEVITGLNHDNARIANALLALPEQIRGYGHIKDGNIDKVKTREAELLEQFRNPPEHLKAAE, encoded by the coding sequence ATGGCACAATTGGCGGCAATTAGCCTTGATGACAAATATACGCTTGAAGAAGGCCGGGTCTATTTGACCGGTATCCAGGCGTTGGTTCGATTGCCCCTGATGCAGCGCCAGCTTGACGCGCGCGCAGGCCTGAACACCGCCGGCTGTATTTCCGGTTATCGCGGATCACCACTGGGCGGCCTTGATCAGCAGCTTTGGCGCGCCAAAAAATTCCTGACCCGACAGCAGATCGAATTTCAGGCCGGTGTGAACGAAGACCTCGCTGCCACCGTCGTCTGGGGCAGCCAGCAGGTCAATATGTACAAGGACGCCAAATATGATGGCGTCTTTGGCATGTGGTATGGCAAGGGGCCGGGTGTTGACCGGTCGGGCGATGTTTTCAAACACGCCAACTATGCCGGTACCTCCAAACATGGCGGCGTTCTGGTTCTGGCCGGTGATGACCATTCCTGCAAATCATCCACCCTGCCCCATCAGACCGAATATGCCTTTATCGATGCGCAAATCCCGGTTCTGAACCCGTCGGGGGTGCAGGATATCCTTGATTTCGGCATTCATGGCTGGGCCATGAGCCGCTATTCCGGTTGCTGGGTCGCGATGAAAACCATCGCCGAAACGGTTGAAAGTTCGGCGGCGGTCGATGTCGCGCCCGATCGCATCACGCCGGTCATCCCCGATAATTTCGACATGCCCGAAGGCGGGCTCCATATCCGTTGGCCCGACACGCCAAAGGATCAGGAACACCGCCTGATGAAATACAAACTCTATGCCGCCCTTGCCTATGCGCGCGCCAACAAGCTGAACAAAACCGTCATCGACAGCCCGAATGCACGGCTTGGCATCATCACGACCGGCAAGGCCTATCTTGATGTCATGCAGGCATTCGATGACCTTGGCATTTCCGAGGCCGATGCCGCCAAAATCGGCATCCGCGTGCTGAAGGTCGGCATGAGCTGGCCGCTCAACCGTGACGATGTGCGCGAATTTGCCATGGGGCTTGAGGAAATCATCGTCGTCGAGGAAAAACGCGCGGTGATGGAAAATCAGGTCAAGGAACAGCTTTATAACTGGCGCGAGGATGTCCGCCCGACCGTGATCGGCAAATTCGATGAAAAGGGCGAATGGATTCTGCCCTCGATGGATGAACTGACCCCGGCGCGCATCGCGGTTGTCCTCGCCCAGCGCATCAACCGTTTCTATGACAGCCCGAAAATCCACGAACGCATCGACTGGCTGGAACAGAAAGAACGCGAAATCGCCGAACCGCGCCCGGATGTCGCGCGCATTCCGTGGTTCTGTCCGGGTTGCCCGCATAACAGCTCCACCAAGGTGCCCGAAGGCAGCCGTGCCATGGCCGGAATCGGGTGCCATTACATGGTCAACTGGATGGACCGGTCGACCGAAACCTTTACCCATATGGGCGGCGAAGGTGTCACCTGGATCGGGCAGGCCCCGTTCACCAATGAAAAGCACGTTTTCCAGAACCTTGGCGATGGCACCTATTACCATTCCGGGTCGCTTGCGGTGCGCGCCGCCGTCGCGGCCGGTGTCAACATCACCTATAAAATCCTGTTTAACGATGCGGTCGCCATGACCGGCGGCCAGCCGGTTGACGGCCCGCTGACCGTGCCGCAAATCACCCGCCAGATGGCCGATGAAGGGGTGAAACGCATCATCGTTCTGTCCGACGAACCCGATAAATATCCGGTCGCATCGCATTTCGCCGATGGCGTTGATATCCGTCATCGCGACGAACTGGAAAACACCCAGAAAGAACTGCGTGAAATCGAAGGCGTGACCATCCTGATCTTTGATCAGACCTGTGCGGCCGAAAAACGCCGCCGTCGCAAACGCAAACTGATGGTCGATCCGCCCAAACGGGTCTTCATCAATGATCTGGTGTGCGAAGGCTGCGGCGATTGCGGCGAAAAATCCAACTGTCTGGCCGTCGTGCCGGTCGAAACCGAATTTGGCCGCAAGCGCGCCATTGACCAGTCGGCCTGCAACAAGGATTTCTCCTGCCTGAATGGCTTCTGCCCAAGCTTCGTCACCATCGAAGGCGGATCGCTGCGCAAACCCGAAGCCGCCGCCAAAAGCGGTAATGCGGGCGATGCCATCTTCGCCAGCCTGCCGCGCCCGACCCTGCCCGATATCACCGATCCGTGGTCGGTTCTGATCACGGGCGTTGGCGGCACGGGTGTCGTAACCATCGGTGCGCTGCTTGGCATGGCCGCCCATATCGAGGGCAAGGGAATTGTCGGTCTTGATATGGCGGGCTTGGCGCAAAAAGGCGGTGCGGTCGTAAGCCATATCCGATTTGCCGATACGCAGGAAAAACTCCATGCCGCCCGCATTCCGGCGGGCGAGGCCAATGTCGTGCTGGGCTGTGATCTTCTGGTCGCGGCAAGCTTCGAAGGCCTTGCCAAGATGCGCCGCAACTTTACCCAGGCCGTGATCAACACCCATGAAACGGTCACCGGTGCCTTTACCCGCAACCCCGATTTCCAGCTGAAATCGAACGAGCATATGAAGGTCATTTCGGACGCCTGTGGTGCTGATGCGGTGAATTTCGTCGAAGGCAGCGATATCGCCACCCGCCTGATGGGCAATTCGATTGCGACCAACCTGTTCATGCTGGGTGTCGCATGGCAGCGCGGCCTGATCCCGATCACCGAAGAAGCCCTGATGCAGGCGATTGATCTCAACGGTGTCGCGATTGATATGAACAAGCAGTCCTTCTATTGGGGCCGCCTGTTTGCCCATGATCCGAAACGCGTGCTTGATGTCATCGGCCCGAACGAGGCCGAAGCACATCCGATTGCCACCACGCTTTCCGACATGGTTGCCAAACGCAAGGCCTTCCTGACCGATTATCAGAACGCGGCCTATGCCAACCGGTTTGCCGCACTGGTCGACAGGGTTGCGGCGGCGGAAAAACGTCTTGATGGCGGTGATGATCTCGCACGGACGGTGGCGAAATATTACTTCAAACTGCTCGCCTACAAGGACGAGTATGAAGTCGCCCGTCTTTATACCGATCCGGCTTTCAGGGCCAAACTCGCCAAAAACTTCACCGGCGATTACAAAATCCGGTTCCATCTGGCCCCACCGGCCCTTGCCGACAGGGACCCGGAAACCGGCCACCTGAAAAAGCAGGCCTTCGGTCCGTGGATGATGAGTGCCTTTGGCATTCTTGCGAAATTCAAGTTCCTGCGCGGCACGGCACTCGATCCGTTCGGTCGTACCCATGAACGCAAAATGGAACGTCAATTGATTGCCGATTACGAGGCACTGTTGGACGAGGTCATCACTGGCCTTAACCATGACAATGCCCGAATTGCCAATGCCCTTCTGGCCCTGCCCGAACAGATCCGTGGTTACGGCCATATCAAGGATGGCAATATCGACAAGGTCAAAACCCGCGAGGCCGAACTGCTGGAACAGTTCCGCAACCCGCCGGAACATCTGAAAGCCGCGGAATAA